From Colias croceus chromosome 24, ilColCroc2.1, the proteins below share one genomic window:
- the LOC123702649 gene encoding uncharacterized protein LOC123702649: MVGKNVMVICVLVLYNTIVLASIEDTDANNVTQNDVVKNFSSADRTGRSLHKECNSSLSAKCVKIHVLSFLEDLSSRDELPLLPGLSIVKEMKANISTPEEIAAELSRQFPGKPDEKLNRFLLYRLQNYLDSHSLRYRLLDPKTSDDALKMANDETETGRRRRVKGGGGGGALMAAALMMKGTLAAAALGALALLAGKALMTALMSLLLSALVGLKGSGGKSTTYEIITKPEVSHHHSHSHEEHHEHEHGHHGGYRRAYDNNNNYNSYMPYDATA, encoded by the exons ATGGTTGGCAAAAATGTGATGGTTATCTGTGTGCTTGTGCTATACAATACAATAGTTCTCGCTTCGATTGAAGACACCGATGCGAACAACGTCACACAGAACGACGTTGTGAAAAACTTCTCAAGTGCTGACCGTACAGGACGATCTCTTCACAAGGAATGCAACAGCAGTCTCAGTGCTAAATGTGTTAAAATCCACGTCCTATCCTTTTTAGAGGACTTGAGCTCTCGCGATGAGCTTCCTCTGCTACCAGGACTGAGCATCGTCAAGGAAATGAAAGCGAACATTTCTACACCAGAAGAAATAGCTGCGGAATTGTCCAGACAGTTCCCTGGAAAGCCAGATGAGAAGCTCAATAGGTTCCTATTGTACCGCTTGCAGAACTACTTGGACAGTCATTCATTGAGGTATAGGCTGTTGGATCCAAAGACTTCGGACGATGCTCTTAAGATGGCAAATGACGAAACGGAGACTGGAAGAAGGAGGCGAGTTAAGGGAGGTGGTGGTGGAGGCGCTTTAATGGCTGCAGCGTTGATGATGAAAG gaACTCTCGCAGCAGCAGCCCTTGGAGCGTTAGCATTATTAGCCGGTAAAGCATTGATGACAGCCCTAATGTCCCTCCTTCTATCTGCTCTCGTCGGGCTCAAGGGTAGTGGCGGGAAATCCACAACATACGAAATAATAACCAAGCCCGAGGTATCACATCATCATTCACACAGCCATGAAGAACATCATGAACATGAACATGGTCACCATGGAGGGTATAGAAGAGCatacgataataataataattacaatagcTACATGCCTTATGACGCGACGGCATAG